CGTCAATATTGAATGGTCCGGAGGCAGCGTGCGCAGTAATGTCGATACCGAAAAGGTTGAATTTTGCCATGGTTTTTGTTAATCGCGGTGTGTAAGTCATGATGGTCTGTAGTTTTCCAATTGGCAGAGGTTAAACGGTGACCTGCGGTCCAGTCAGCTGCAGGTGGGCCGGTTGAGCCTCCGTCTAGAGCGCAGGCTGGTTTAGCCCTCACGTGGTCGTCGTTCGAAATCGCAGATCGCACTAACGTCGAACATGTCACCCGATCAGGCTTAGTGCGGTGGTGTGTAGTGGTTCTTTTGGGGTCTACGAACTTGGAGATCATTTGCCACCACCTCGGGTCACCCGACAGTCACCTCGCCGCGCTACTGACCAACTACCTGTCCTCGGTCCCTACCTGATAAGAAGCGCGCTTTTCAGTAAGTTCAGCTTAATGCACGAAACCGGCATTTATTATTAGTGCAACAAACACGTCAACCAACTGCACATGCAACTCACACTGCAATCGATACCGACGACGGACTCTCACGCCAACAATTACCCTCAATTTACCGCTCACGGCCCAATTTACGACAATACTTCGATCCCatgaaaatgatttatttaacaatcgtGTCAGTAGTTGCTCTAACTGGATAAGCGCTGAATGacataacaaataaaaatacgcACTGTCGCATCGCTCTTTTTTTCAATCGCATCCAACATTTTTCGCTTGattataaaaattcaaattagtttTCGTTTTCTAACTTTCtgctatttattttaaaatgtgcaaAATTTGACGAACTTAACTCTTGCACACATGACTGACTTGTAATCTTTGATTTTAGAGCGTGTTACGAGTATTAAACTCTGAttgttttcacttttttctttatttttaattcatttttaactttacatcaaattaataaaatattaaatattttaccagcgagataaaaaaagaaactattaaaaatattgtttatttacttCGATAACACCTATACtactacattttttaaaatttatcctGTCCTGTTGCTTTTACGAACTGCGCggataaataaaaacactaCGTTATGTTACGTTTTTCTCACTTTACacgtgttttataaaacgacgttttatttttggtcCTTTATACTGTATAATTTACCCATCTTTCCAACATCAAGtcccaaaaataattttaaaaattctttacgGAAATTGAGACATTTTTTAGTTGTGCTTTAGCTTGAAatcatttaaaagaaatacgcaatgtattttttaacaaacaaacgtacaaaattttttattttcttgcttcaataaatactaaataataacgataaaatgaaaaaactcaTTCAACTTGTGTCTCCATTGTTTGTCTTCGTTGTTTGACCACGTCTCGGTCAGGTCAAATAGAGTTAAGTTACAATAATCACTGGGTAGATGAGTTCCAAGGTTACCAAATAAGTGTTTCTGTCATTCaggatgaaatttttatttggccTGTGATCAATATTACACTTTTCCACcttcgaaaataaacaaacgaaAACTTGTTGAACAATCTCCACTTTCTGTCTTCAATGAACGCACTATAGATATGTCTACATTTTGTAAGTTACCTATGTAAAACAAAACTCAACATCTTAGCGTAATTCATGGAATTTTTGTGTAAGGATCTGTCATTAGAAAAGTGTCAGTTGCCCATCACAAAGCAGGATTCAAGGATATTTTTTCATGGTGTAGGTGGTATGGTACAATATTACTGTTGTGCTTTATAAAATACCGAATAACAGTAgtgacattttaaataagaatTTAGCTGACATTGACTTGTTTTTCGTAGATAATTTTGATGGGTAGATaattaaccctccaccacccggcggcacggcaattttgccgaaGTGCATAcgctattacggataatactatcaagtaatagtgcagtgcttatcaacataattaccggcgtctcgcctccacattttgactttttttttttttaacttgttaaattactatttattaacatgatttgattttaataaatatatacatacataaatataactataaaaaataaatctcttcCAGTGGGGTAGTCTCCGGTAGGgcaatttcctcacgatatgacatgagtataataatatacctttttgaatttcaactactaatgtgttccctaaatccagaatttttaaatttttaaaaagagattgcggtactattcccgttgctgaaattataagtagtaaaatcgaaattttttctaaacaccaaagatttctcatagcaacggagagttctaaatatttattaatttgtgtttgtgttatatgtctgtgttatattgtgtgaatttgaaacagctatatctaaaaggtatgcttgcttttgttgtttatttaaagtaataatgtctggtctgttacgctgaatatgaatgtcagttaaaactgtacgatcaaaatataatttgtaattgtcattttccaaacaactttctggtttataaatataatgtggttgtgtatcctttaataagttgaatttaactgttcaattcatgtgtataattttagcgaatacagcatgacgtttcttatattcgctttgagccaaaacggtgcaagaagaaatgatgtgttcaatagTTAAtagtttccccttcagtttcgcaaatcctacatttatcatgatcgattgcaaaccgcatatgtgttttttataatttcttgtatttattatttattatttatatcatTGTGTTTTCTAttgaaacaaataatttactacaaaaacaaaagataattACAGTTTATGTAAGGTTATAATACAACGAAACATTTCAGACAAGTGttagatatacagggtgtttctgaaataggtgcattaatatTAACTGGTAacagaactcgtcaaaaggaacaacttttctatctaccattttgccgaaaaacgatgtttaattccaaaaaaaaattggagagatttttcactaaaatagccctacgccactaaatactgcaatggctaattgagatcagtgctaatatgaaaaaaaacatccattttcatccagaaaacgtgttttaacgccgaaatcgaaattccaataaatctacccgtatagcaaaaaatccacttcgtaagaatctggttgtttcacgtttttaggtagcttagttttggagatatgaatggttttaggaaaatctttcctagtattttaagccattacgcaacgtttttcgccaaaatggcagagagaaaagttgttccttttgatgagttctattaccagttaaaattaatgcacctatttcagaaacactctgtatattattgtttaaacattttttatgcaCCGTGGCTACTTTAGATTCCCGTTGTTTGTTTTACAAATGATAATTATCATCTGTCGGTACACCTAAAAAGGGATTCAAAATGTACTACAGTTTTTAAGAACAGTCTCTCCACAAAAATATATTGCCATAAAACAGTTACGAAATGATAAAGGAAGTTATAAAAGTTAATTTCAGCATTGTCAGTGGATTTatatgaattaattttaaaaaacgtgGACTACCGCTAGttaattaagttaattttgtGTCTCGAATTTCCGGTGAATTTAATTGAAGTCGTGTTTTATCGTGTAAAGGTGAAAAATATAGCATCACGTACGATGgtttgtaaagtttttttttgactgaATGTACAATCGATTAATTTTACGATTCGACATTAATTACCTTCCGAAActagaataaattaaacaaattgtaaaaaaaatctcgtttttattgaaatttcgaTTTAGTAAATCACTCTGCATAATTTTGAATCGTTCTCATAGGATGGTTGAATAACTTAGATAATAAGTTTCGTTTACTCAGGTTTTATGGCTTCTAAGTTCCAAGGAAGCAAATAATCATTCTTTGTTCgtttgtttaataattttacgaCGATTGTTCCGTCAGGTCTAAAAATCGTCCGGAAATTCCTTTGGGCTGTCATTGCGTCAGGTTCCTCAGACCACAGAGTGACGAACTTTCGATAACGTCGATCGGAAACTCTGCTCGTATATTTACCTACTCCTTGCGTCAATTCCTGTTCAGGTATATTgcataattgcatgataataaaaagtgaaatagtAATTATGTAGTAGCGTTGCAAACTCGTAACATGTCGGTCGTGCTgacacatattttttaatatgaatTGAACGATCGTTTTCAGTTGCAGAGTACTAGTGATCCAGCGCCACTTCAATCGTCCCGATAGTGAAATGATAGAGACGTGGAAGAAACAGTTTTCCTTGCAACAGTTATCTTTACAGCACGACACACCAATCGTCTTTGTAATTTCACAAGTAAGTAGTTCACCAATTCTGGGGCGAAATTAAAGGATAATGGAATTTCAGTGGCAGAAGGAGAAGAAACCTAGCATTTTTTATCTCGTCTACAGATGGGCAGTAGCTATACTGTTCTTCGTAACTCTTGTCATTTCGATTATTGATTTGAAACATCCGAACTCTTCCGACAAAGCAAAATGGCTAATCTACCTCACCAACTGGGGTTACACCATTTGCACCCTGCAAGCTTTACTTGGAGCGCTTATCTTGTCGGTGTGTGTTTTAGCACCACGTTTGCGGAGCAAACCGAACCTGGAAGCTTCAACTCTGAAAGCTTACAAATTATACTGGGTGACCTACGTAGTAGCGACCGACATAGCTTTTGGTATTACCGCTCTCTACTGGTCCCTTATCTACGACGGTTGGTAAACACAACTGTAACTCAATTCGTAACTCAATCTGTTATTGTGACAGGAAGTTCCATGGGTTTCGACGCAATGAATTTTTTCGTGCACGCGAATAATTCCGTGTTGATGATGATAGATCTTTTCGTTGTAGCGCATCCGATTCGGCTGCTGCACTGCTGCTACCCCATTGTGTTCGGAATATGTTACGCAGTATTTAGTGTCATTTATTACGCAGCGGGTGGCATCAGCAAGTGAGTTAGAATGATGATCGAATTTACGTCTTGGTTGATTCGTCGTTTCAGAGAGAATAAAGTCTACATCTACAATATCTTGGATTGGAGAAAACCAGGGAGAACAACTCTCGTTTGCTTCGGCGTACTTGGTTTTATAGTGGTCTTGCATGTGGTCGTTTGGGGATTGCACAAGTTTAGAATGTGGATACATTCCAGACGTGCTACAGAAGAGAGGGATGGAATGGGTGGTAAGTCGAATGTGGAGCCGTCTGTTAATTTGGGTTACGTAAACGAAGGTTTGGCGACTGATAAGGTGTGATGAACATTAAATGGGTAGAATAAGACTAAGAAGAGCAAGAAGATGAAGAAGTCAAAATAGAAGATAGAGTCGAGTGTTCTAGTTCCTCACGTAGGTATTGTTAACGTTATTGAAAAACAA
The sequence above is drawn from the Tenebrio molitor chromosome X, icTenMoli1.1, whole genome shotgun sequence genome and encodes:
- the LOC138139935 gene encoding protein rolling stone-like isoform X2, with the protein product MNRVQYKPCRVLVIQRHFNRPDSEMIETWKKQFSLQQLSLQHDTPIVFVISQWQKEKKPSIFYLVYRWAVAILFFVTLVISIIDLKHPNSSDKAKWLIYLTNWGYTICTLQALLGALILSVCVLAPRLRSKPNLEASTLKAYKLYWVTYVVATDIAFGITALYWSLIYDGSSMGFDAMNFFVHANNSVLMMIDLFVVAHPIRLLHCCYPIVFGICYAVFSVIYYAAGGISKENKVYIYNILDWRKPGRTTLVCFGVLGFIVVLHVVVWGLHKFRMWIHSRRATEERDGMGGKSNVEPSVNLGYVNEGLATDKV
- the LOC138139935 gene encoding protein rolling stone-like isoform X3, whose amino-acid sequence is MFCRVLVIQRHFNRPDSEMIETWKKQFSLQQLSLQHDTPIVFVISQWQKEKKPSIFYLVYRWAVAILFFVTLVISIIDLKHPNSSDKAKWLIYLTNWGYTICTLQALLGALILSVCVLAPRLRSKPNLEASTLKAYKLYWVTYVVATDIAFGITALYWSLIYDGSSMGFDAMNFFVHANNSVLMMIDLFVVAHPIRLLHCCYPIVFGICYAVFSVIYYAAGGISKENKVYIYNILDWRKPGRTTLVCFGVLGFIVVLHVVVWGLHKFRMWIHSRRATEERDGMGGKSNVEPSVNLGYVNEGLATDKV
- the LOC138139935 gene encoding protein rolling stone-like isoform X4, translating into MIETWKKQFSLQQLSLQHDTPIVFVISQWQKEKKPSIFYLVYRWAVAILFFVTLVISIIDLKHPNSSDKAKWLIYLTNWGYTICTLQALLGALILSVCVLAPRLRSKPNLEASTLKAYKLYWVTYVVATDIAFGITALYWSLIYDGSSMGFDAMNFFVHANNSVLMMIDLFVVAHPIRLLHCCYPIVFGICYAVFSVIYYAAGGISKENKVYIYNILDWRKPGRTTLVCFGVLGFIVVLHVVVWGLHKFRMWIHSRRATEERDGMGGKSNVEPSVNLGYVNEGLATDKV
- the LOC138139935 gene encoding protein rolling stone-like isoform X1, which codes for MEISEISDDQKIRRSCCRVLVIQRHFNRPDSEMIETWKKQFSLQQLSLQHDTPIVFVISQWQKEKKPSIFYLVYRWAVAILFFVTLVISIIDLKHPNSSDKAKWLIYLTNWGYTICTLQALLGALILSVCVLAPRLRSKPNLEASTLKAYKLYWVTYVVATDIAFGITALYWSLIYDGSSMGFDAMNFFVHANNSVLMMIDLFVVAHPIRLLHCCYPIVFGICYAVFSVIYYAAGGISKENKVYIYNILDWRKPGRTTLVCFGVLGFIVVLHVVVWGLHKFRMWIHSRRATEERDGMGGKSNVEPSVNLGYVNEGLATDKV